In the genome of Vicinamibacteria bacterium, the window CTACTTTCCGGCATCGAAAAAGCACGATTGTGGGCGTATTTCCACAAGGATTGGTTGCTTCAGATGCGCAGCCTTCTCCGCCTTCAATTACCGGAAGAGTACCGCCTGTTCGTGGAATCAGAAGCGATCCTGATCTCGCCCGATGCGACCGCATCGGTCCTGCCGGATGCGTCCACAGCCAGGCCCGAAAAGGCGACAGCCTCGACTTCCAAAGTGTCGGTCAGCCGTGCAACGGCAGCGGTGATCGAAGTCGAAGAGCCGAGAGAGACTGTCAATAGGTACCGTCTTCTGATCCGTCGCGCTCCGGAGAATCTCGTGGTCGCGGCGCTGGAGATTCTATCCCCTTCCAACAAAGGGCTCGGAAGCAGCATCGATCAAGAAAAGCACCTTCGGAAACGCAGCGCACTTCTGGATGCCGGCGTCAACGTCCTGGAAATCGATGCGCTGCTCGAAGGGAATCGCATCCTGCCTGCCTCGCTTTCGAGTTTGGCGGAGTTCGATCGCAACGCTTGGACAGCGTTTCATTCGGACGGGCAGAGGAAGCTGCGCGGATGGGGATGGAACGAGCCCGATCCATTACCGATCATCTCGTGGAAGGTCGATGATGAGCTCGAAGTGCTCGTCGACCTTCCACTGGCGCTCGAACAAGCGCGCGAGTTCAACCGGTGGGACTCGCTCGTTCCCTCGTCCTGACGTTTCTCCGGTTCGACGATATCCCAGAACTATTTCTTGAGCTCGACGACGATGACCTCCATCGTCTCCGGCCCCTCGTTGAGATCGCCATGCTGTTCGTCCGGAGGGTCGGCATCGAGCCAGTACGCCTTGCCGTCTTCCCATTCGTAGGTATCGACCGTCTCTCCCGACTCATCGATGACCTTGAGCGTTCCGCCTTTGAGAGCGATGAGGGCGCGTCCGTGGTCGTGGCGGTGCAAGCGCAAGGGTGAATTGGGAACAATGACACTCTTCCATACCTTGACGTGCTCGTTCTCGAACTGGGGCTCGCGGCGTGATTGCTGCTCTTGAACGGCCACGGTGAGGCCAGAGGAGACCACGGCGGTGGCCGCGATCAAGACGAGGATGCGGAGCTTGGACATCGTAACCTCCTGATCAGTGCTTCCGCGCGCCGGACTCGTAGACCGACGGGTCGAAGCTCGAAGACTTGATGCGGAAGATCGACTCGAGCTCGGGCTCGGGGTCGGCACCAGAGGCGCGGCGGGCGATGTAATCGCCTAGCACCGGTCCATGTTTGAAGCCATGGCCCGAGCCCCCTCCCGCGATCCAGGCGTTCGACCAGCTCGGATGCTTCTGGATAATGAAGTGCTCGTCGACGCTCATCTCGAGCTGACAGACCCGGCTTTCCACCAGAGGCTGATTCGCGAGGGCGGGAAATCGCTCGGCGAGATAGGCGCGGGCCCGCTGGAGCTGGTAGGCGGATGGGACTCGCTCGTCCCGATCGGGATCGAACGGCGTCATCTCGCCCACGGGACACACCTTGAATCCGCGGCCGTCGATCGAGGGAAAGCCATAGTAGGCGCTTTCCGAATAATTCGGAAGATTGGGGTAGCTGAAGCGATCGTCCCCCGGTGGAGTCCCGAAGAAGAAGACGTCCCTTCGTGGGACGAACAGCTTGCCTTTCATCGTCTCGGGAAACATCTGCGGAAGCCACGGACCGCAAGCGAACACATAGGTGGCGGCCGAGAGCGACGTCGCGTTCGTCAGCCGGATGCTCTCGAGGCGAGCCCCTGAGACGCGTGGCGGTTCGACCCGTCCCAGGATGAGCTGCCCTCCCTTCTTCTGGAAGGCCTCGGCGACTCGCTGCAGGGCGAAACGCGCCCGCAGCACGGCGGCGCTCGGCTCGAACAGCGCGAACGAAACCCCCTCGGGACGCATCTGGGGATAGCGCTTCTCGAGCTCTTCGGTAGACACGACCTCGCAACCGACGCCGAGTTTTTCGAGCACGCGCTGGGTGGCCTTCAGGGAATCGCTCCACTCGGCCGCAAGCTGCAGCCGTCCCGTCTCGAAAAGGAGCCTCTGGCCGAATTCCTCCTCGCGTGCCCTCCACAGGTCGAAAGCTTTCAGGACCCATCTCGAATAGAGCTCCTGGTCACCGTAGCCCACGCGGATCTGTCTCGTCTCGCCGCCCGAGCTGGCACGCGAGTTCCCCGGCCCGTAGGCGTCCACGAGAGCCACGCGATGACCGAGCTCCCGAAGATGAAGAGCCGTCCAGGCGCCGAATGCCCCCGCCCCGACGACGACGAAATCCGGCGACTGGGCCATGACGACGCGGGGCCCCATGATTCCCGCGGCGGCCGTCTTGATGAAGGTTCGTCGCGCAATACGTGTCATGTCCTACTCCGCTTCGTGAACGATCTTTCCACCCACGATCGTGGCGATGATCTTGCCTGCGAACAGAGCTCCCGGATCCTTCCCGCCGGTCTCGAGCGGATCGAGATCCAGGATCGTGATATCCGCCCACTTGCCTGGCTCGAGGGTTCCGGTCTCGTTCTCGAGCTTGGCCGCGTAAGCATTCCAGATCGTGTATCCGCGGACCGCTTCCTCGGGAGTCACCCGCTGCTCCGGATACCAGCCTCCGGGCGGCACGAGCTCCTTGTCACGGCAGGTGATGGCCGAATGGAGCCCATAAAAGATATCGTGATCCGAGCCCGCGAGATCGGAGTTGAAAGCGAGCCGGGCGCCCACCTGACGCATCGTTCTCCACGCGTAAGCCCCCTTGATTCGCTCGGGACCGAGACGATCCTCCGCCCACCTCTTGTCCTCGGCGCAATGCGGAGGTTCCATCGAGGCGATCACATTGAGCTCGGCGAACCGGCGAAAGTCGTCAGGATGTACGACCTGAGCATGCTCGATTCGGTGGCGCAAATCGCGGGTCTCGGGATTCGCCTCGATGACCGACTCGAGGAAGTCGAGCGTCTCGCGATTACCCGCATCACCGATGGCGTGGATTCCGACCTGGAATCCCGCCCGCATCATCTCGGCGACCAGCTCTATGTCGAAGCCGTATTCGCCCCCGGCAACTCCCTTGTGACCGGGCATGTCGGAGTAGTCCTCGATGAGCCGGGCGCCGCGCGAGCCGAGCGCCCCGTCGTAGTACGCTTTGACCGAGCGAACGATCAGCATCGAATCGTTGTCCCGCTCCGGCCCTTTTGTCAGCCACTCGCGACACAGGTCGCCGTCACGGGCGGAAAGCATCGCGTATACCCGAATCGGAAGGCCTCCCTTTGCCTCGAGCGCCTCGAATGCCGTCATCAAACGCCGATCGACACCCGCCTCGTGGACGGCCACGTAGCCGTCACGAGCCATTCGTTCGAGACCCGCCTGCACCCAACGCTCGTACTCCTTGTCCGTGGGCGGTGGAATGGCATCGGTCAACAAACGCCCCGCTCGGTCGAGAAGAATTCCGGTGAGCTCACCATTTTCGTCCTTCACGATTCGTCCGCCGCTCGGAGGCTCGGTTTCGGGGGTGATGCCTGCCTCCTCGAACGCCTTGCGATTCGCCCACACGGCGAAGCCATGGAGGCTCCGCATCACCACGGGATTGTCGGGAAACCTCTCGTTCAGGAGATCCCACGTGGGGTAGTGGCTCGCCCAGTCGCTGTCGTCCCAACCGCGGGCTACGATCCATTCGCCCGCGGGCATGTTCTTCGCCGCCTCGACGACCCGTTCGACTGCCTCGTTCTCGGTCTCGACGCCAAAGAGGTTGATCTGCGCCTCGAGCTCACCGAGCCCGGCCACGTGCGTGTGCGAGTCGATGAGCCCGGGAAGGATCGAGCCGCCCCGAGCGTCCAAAACGCGCGTTCTGTCGTCGCGAAACGACGACACCTCGGCCTCGGACCCCACCGCGAGAATCCTTCCACCGTTGAGCGCCACTGCCTCCGCGTCGGGTAGCCAAGCGCCGTTTGAGAAGGGAGAGTCGGCCGCGGGTGTGCCATCGGGCGCCGGGTCATCCCAGGCGAAGGTGTACACACGACCGTTCGTGACGATCAGATCGGCTTTGGGGCCAGAGTCGGGGGCCGCACAGGCGACGGCCAGGAGCAAAAGCCAGATCGTGCGATGCATGGGGACCATCTCCTTACCAGCGGTGGATTATATCGCTCATTTACCATACACTCGCTCCTCTCTAAGTTTGGAGGTGCGATTCGTCATGTGCCCACGATGGATTCTCCTGACTCTAGCCGTGAGCTTCGGCTGCGTGCACGCGCAAACCACGGTCTCCGACGCTCCCGACACGCCCTTCAAGCTCGCCACGTACGACGCGG includes:
- a CDS encoding DUF4058 family protein, producing the protein LLSGIEKARLWAYFHKDWLLQMRSLLRLQLPEEYRLFVESEAILISPDATASVLPDASTARPEKATASTSKVSVSRATAAVIEVEEPRETVNRYRLLIRRAPENLVVAALEILSPSNKGLGSSIDQEKHLRKRSALLDAGVNVLEIDALLEGNRILPASLSSLAEFDRNAWTAFHSDGQRKLRGWGWNEPDPLPIISWKVDDELEVLVDLPLALEQAREFNRWDSLVPSS
- a CDS encoding FAD-dependent oxidoreductase produces the protein MTRIARRTFIKTAAAGIMGPRVVMAQSPDFVVVGAGAFGAWTALHLRELGHRVALVDAYGPGNSRASSGGETRQIRVGYGDQELYSRWVLKAFDLWRAREEEFGQRLLFETGRLQLAAEWSDSLKATQRVLEKLGVGCEVVSTEELEKRYPQMRPEGVSFALFEPSAAVLRARFALQRVAEAFQKKGGQLILGRVEPPRVSGARLESIRLTNATSLSAATYVFACGPWLPQMFPETMKGKLFVPRRDVFFFGTPPGDDRFSYPNLPNYSESAYYGFPSIDGRGFKVCPVGEMTPFDPDRDERVPSAYQLQRARAYLAERFPALANQPLVESRVCQLEMSVDEHFIIQKHPSWSNAWIAGGGSGHGFKHGPVLGDYIARRASGADPEPELESIFRIKSSSFDPSVYESGARKH
- a CDS encoding amidohydrolase produces the protein MHRTIWLLLLAVACAAPDSGPKADLIVTNGRVYTFAWDDPAPDGTPAADSPFSNGAWLPDAEAVALNGGRILAVGSEAEVSSFRDDRTRVLDARGGSILPGLIDSHTHVAGLGELEAQINLFGVETENEAVERVVEAAKNMPAGEWIVARGWDDSDWASHYPTWDLLNERFPDNPVVMRSLHGFAVWANRKAFEEAGITPETEPPSGGRIVKDENGELTGILLDRAGRLLTDAIPPPTDKEYERWVQAGLERMARDGYVAVHEAGVDRRLMTAFEALEAKGGLPIRVYAMLSARDGDLCREWLTKGPERDNDSMLIVRSVKAYYDGALGSRGARLIEDYSDMPGHKGVAGGEYGFDIELVAEMMRAGFQVGIHAIGDAGNRETLDFLESVIEANPETRDLRHRIEHAQVVHPDDFRRFAELNVIASMEPPHCAEDKRWAEDRLGPERIKGAYAWRTMRQVGARLAFNSDLAGSDHDIFYGLHSAITCRDKELVPPGGWYPEQRVTPEEAVRGYTIWNAYAAKLENETGTLEPGKWADITILDLDPLETGGKDPGALFAGKIIATIVGGKIVHEAE